The Impatiens glandulifera chromosome 3, dImpGla2.1, whole genome shotgun sequence genome contains a region encoding:
- the LOC124930727 gene encoding sugar transport protein 7 translates to MAGGSFGPTGVAKERADQYQGKVTSYVIVSCLVAAIGGSIFGYDIGISGGVTSMDGFLQKFFPTVYKSKSHHHENNYCKYNNQGLSAFTSSLYLAGLVSSLVASPITSKFGRRGSIICGGVSFIVGATLDASAVNLTMLILGRIMLGVGIGFGNQAVPVYLSEMAPHHLRGGLNMMFQLATTLGIFTANMINFGTEKIRPWGWRVSLGLAAAPALMMTVGGILLPETPNSLIERGLIEKGRIVLEKIRGTSNIHAEMQDIVDASEIANSVKHPFRNILERRNRPELVMAILMPTFQILTGINSILFYAPVLFQSMGFGGKASLYSSALTGAVLASSTLVSIATVDKWGRRKLLICGGIQMIICQVIVAVILGVEFRSNKELSKGFSILVVVVICLFVAAFGWSWGPLGWTVPSEIFPLEIRSAGQSITVAVNLFFTFVIGQSFLSLLCALKFGIFLFFAGWIVLMTVFVWFFLPETKGVPIEEMVFLWRKHWFWKRIVPRT, encoded by the exons ATGGCAGGTGGATCTTTTGGTCCAACTGGTGTGGCTAAAGAGAGAGCCGATCAATATCAAGGCAAGGTTACCTCTTACGTGATTGTTTCCTGTTTGGTGGCTGCAATCGGCGGTTCTATTTTCGGTTATGACATCGGAATTTCAG GAGGAGTGACATCCATGGATGGATTCCTCCAGAAATTCTTCCCAACTGTATACAAAAGCAAAAGTCATCATCACGAGAATAACTATTGCAAGTACAATAACCAAGGCCTATCGGCATTTACTTCTTCTCTATATCTTGCTGGTTTAGTTTCATCATTGGTTGCATCTCCGATTACGAGCAAGTTTGGACGTCGAGGAAGTATAATATGTGGGGGTGTCAGTTTCATAGTTGGCGCCACTTTGGATGCTTCGGCTGTGAATCTAACCATGCTTATTTTAGGAAGAATCATGCTTGGTGTCGGCATTGGATTTGGAAACCAG GCGGTGCCTGTATACTTATCGGAGATGGCTCCACATCATCTGCGAGGAGGATTGAACATGATGTTTCAGCTGGCAACTACACTAGGAATCTTCACTGCAAACATGATCAATTTTGGTACAGAAAAAATCAGACCATGGGGATGGAGGGTCTCCCTGGGATTGGCAGCTGCACCGGCTCTCATGATGACAGTTGGAGGTATTCTCCTTCCTGAGACACCCAATAGCTTAATCGAAAGAGGGTTAATCGAGAAAGGAAGAATAGTTCTAGAGAAAATTAGAGGAACCAGCAATATACATGCAGAAATGCAAGACATAGTTGATGCAAGTGAAATAGCAAATTCAGTTAAGCATCCATTCAGAAACATATTGGAGAGAAGGAACAGACCTGAGTTGGTTATGGCGATTCTCATGCCTACATTCCAGATTCTCACAGGAATCAATTCAATTCTTTTTTACGCGCCAGTTTTGTTTCAGAGTATGGGATTTGGAGGAAAGGCTTCGCTTTACTCATCAGCATTGACCGGAGCAGTTCTTGCCTCGTCGACCCTAGTCTCGATTGCTACTGTTGATAAATGGGGTAGAAGAAAACTGCTCATTTGTGGAGGTATACAAATGATCATTTGTCAGGTGATTGTAGCAGTAATCTTGGGGGTTGAGTTCAGAAGCAACAAAGAGCTATCGAAAGGGTTCTCGATTTTGGTGGTGGTTGTTATCTGTCTCTTTGTGGCGGCGTTTGGATGGTCTTGGGGTCCACTTGGATGGACGGTGCCAAGCGAGATCTTCCCATTGGAGATAAGATCAGCCGGACAGAGCATAACTGTAGCTGTTAACCTTTTCTTCACGTTTGTTATAGGCCAATCTTTTCTTTCACTCTTGTGTGCCTTAAAATTTGGGATCTTCCTTTTCTTCGCTGGCTGGATCGTATTAATGACAGTCTTTGTCTGGTTTTTCCTGCCCGAAACAAAGGGAGTCCCCATAGAAGAGATGGTCTTCTTGTGGAGGAAACATTGGTTCTGGAAAAGGATTGTGCCTAGAACCTAA
- the LOC124930728 gene encoding uncharacterized protein LOC124930728, whose translation MARTAFLRPNRLRAELRQSSPIRPCRNPNPNSYQSRYQKRSPAESLDRSWLHGGTMVVKLPSKDLVMGQVKILKRGEKLESGEEEFVSCLDPETETTQNQIKVFESDMIYAGSIGILSSPPPSSLPLPTFLSKKSSRLGLL comes from the coding sequence ATGGCCAGGACAGCGTTTCTCCGCCCTAATCGCTTACGCGCTGAACTCCGTCAATCTTCTCCCATAAGACCCTGCCGGAACCCTAACCCTAACTCCTATCAATCACGCTATCAGAAGAGGAGCCCCGCCGAGTCTCTCGATCGTTCATGGCTCCATGGTGGGACGATGGTCGTCAAGCTCCCATCTAAAGATCTCGTCATGGGTCAGGTGAAGATTCTGAAGCGTGGGGAGAAATTGGAATCAGGGGAGGAAGAATTTGTATCGTGTTTGGATCCTGAAACAGAGACAACACAGAATCAGATTAAGGTCTTCGAATCGGATATGATTTACGCAGGATCTATTGGGATTCTATCCTCTCCCCCGCCGAGTTCTCTTCCATTACCCACGTTCTTGTCGAAGAAGTCCAGTCGCCTCGGTCTTCTGTGA
- the LOC124932183 gene encoding calmodulin-binding protein 60 F-like, whose amino-acid sequence MEEDGSSCRKKRKDYEDEEEEENQSYGMSQILMKKPKLPGLASVIIEAMKLDSLQRLTSLLEPLLRRIVSEEVDRALTKQLEQHKQLIISNSNNNKNRSGEESKTLQLQFKTKMPPHLFTGGKVEGEQGSSIHVILIDPLTGSIVRTGPESCAKLSIVVLGGDFNEESDESWTKQVFESYEVKEREGKGPLLSGELMVNLKEGIGTVGDLSFTDNSSWVKSRKFRLGVKTCYFEEGFRILEGKTDPFAVKDHRGELYKKHYPPALNDEVWRLDRIAKDGALHKKLIKSQIITVEDFLRVLVRDGQKLRTILGSGMSNRMWENTVEHAKTCVLGNKLYVYYADGARGIGVAFNDVYELTGLIAEEQFFQLDSLTFDQKILVDSLVKKAYENWNRVVEYDNKILNSLAIGGNYHQKYQQQNELSDSGSASNVDYASTGFEDFASEEEIRIRSLEMLERDDMQIMLKTLNTNVYDQTFYSYSNNEKEELKIDGYGDKERGHGGKKAVVSWVKLKAALRWGIFVRKKAAERRAQLVELDS is encoded by the exons ATGGAAGAAGATGGTTCTAGTTGCAGGAAGAAGAGGAAGGACTatgaggatgaagaagaagaagagaatcaAAGTTATGGAATGTCTcagattttgatgaagaaaccCAAATTGCCTGGTTTAGCAAg TGTGATAATTGAAGCAATGAAGTTAGATAGTTTACAGAGACTTACATCATTATTGGAGCCTCTTCTTCGCAGAATC GTAAGTGAAGAAGTAGATCGTGCTTTAACAAAGCAACTTGAACAACACAAACAACTAATCATCTCCAacagcaacaacaacaaaaacagaTCAGGAGAAGAATCAAAAACTTTACAGCTTCAGTTTAAGACAAAGATGCCACCTCATCTATTCACAGGTGGTAAGGTGGAAGGAGAACAAGGATCATCCATCCATGTTATCCTCATAGATCCGTTAACAGGTAGTATTGTACGAACTGGGCCGGAATCATGTGCCAAACTTAGTATTGTTGTTCTTGGTGGGGATTTTAATGAAGAATCGGATGAGAGCTGGACTAAACAAGTGTTTGAGAGCTATGAGGTTAAAGAACGTGAAGGAAAAGGGCCACTTCTTAGTGGTGAATTGATGGTTAATTTGAAAGAGGGTATTGGAACTGTTGGAGATTTGAGTTTTACTGATAACTCAAGCTGGGTTAAGAGTAGAAAGTTTAGACTtggtgtcaaaacatgttatttTGAAGAGGGTTTTCGGATTCTCGAAGGTAAAACCGACCCTTTTGCTGTCAAAGATCATCGAGGCGAAC TGTACAAGAAACACTATCCACCAGCTTTGAATGATGAAGTATGGAGACTTGATAGAATAGCAAAAGATGGAGCACTTCATAAGAAGTTAATCAAATCCCAAATCATAACAGTTGAAGATTTCCTTCGAGTGCTCGTTAGAGATGGGCAGAAACTGAGAACC ATTCTCGGTAGTGGGATGTCGAATAGAATGTGGGAGAACACGGTTGAACATGCGAAGACATGTGTACTAGGTAACAAACTCTATGTTTACTATGCGGATGGAGCACGAGGAATTGGTGTTGCTTTCAACGATGTTTATGAGCTTACAGGCCTTATTGCCGAAGAACAATTCTTCCAACTGGATTCACTTACATTTGATCAAAAG ATTTTGGTAGATTCCCTGGTGAAAAAGGCTTATGAAAATTGGAATCGGGTGGTTGAATACGAcaacaaaatattgaattcCTTGGCTATTGGCGGTAACTACCATCAAAAGTATCAGCAACAGAATGAATTATCAGATTCAGGATCTGCTTCGAATGTTGATTATGCATCAACGGGATTTGAAGATTTTGCATCAGAGGAGGAGATTCGGATCAGAAGTTTGGAGATGTTGGAGAGGGATGATATGCAGATAATGTTGAAGACACTTAACACAAACgtatatgatcaaacattttaCTCTTACAGTAACAATGAGAAGGAAGAACTCAAAATCGATGGTTATGGTGATAAGGAGCGAGGTCATGGGGGTAAAAAGGCAGTTGTAAGTTGGGTGAAACTGAAAGCTGCTCTGAGATGGGGAATTTTCGTTCGAAAAAAGGCTGCCGAAAGGAGAGCTCAACTTGTTGAACTAGACTcgtaa